The following DNA comes from Cellulophaga sp. HaHa_2_95.
TGAATTACTAACGGAAAAAGAAAAATTTAACCTCTCTAGAATGACGGAGAAAATAAAAAAAACTCACTACAACAATGCCTAAACGTAATGCGGACTTTAAGGCTAAATCGAATGGTCTGTGTATATTTACTAAGTCGCTAAATCTTATGGATTTAGCTTTGAAACAAAAAAAATAAAACTAAACAATAAGCTTTAGCTTCGTGCTCAGACGGAAACGAAAAGTTTCCTTGCCTCCGCACTACGCTTAGCCTTACCGTTGGCAATAATTTAAAAGAATGAAAACTGCATTATCTGTTTTTGTATTTATGATACTTTTTTTGAGTTGTAAAGACGAAAGTAATGTTCAAAAACCTAAAAGCGGGAATGAACACCTTATCGTTATGCCAGGGATTGGAACGGAGAAATTTGTAGTCGGAAAAACTAAAATTAAAAACATAATAACCGAACTTGGAAAGCCCGAAAAATTTACTCAAGGAATAATCGATTACAGAAACAAAGAGGCCGCATTTACAAATAGTTATTACTATACAAAATACGGAATGACTTTTGGCACTGAAACTCTGGAATCAAAAGGACAGGACATTGAAAATGCAATTATAAGAGTTATCATTTTTGATGAAAATTCAAACGCAAAAACATTAGAGGGACTTGCGATGGACGGCATAGCAGGTAAAATCAATTATGTTTATGGAAAACAAGATGAAGATAGAACGCCTAGGTCAGACTTACCATATTTTCATTATAGAAAAAAAGGTTTGACGGTTAAAATAAATCCTGAAACGAAAAAGGTTAGTGAATTTGAAATTTATGAACCGCACGAATAAAAAACTATTGCCAACAAAACCTATAAACAATACGGGCTTAGGGCTTAATCGCAAGGTTTGTGTATTTTTATGAAGTCCGCAAAATCTTTGGGATTTTGCTTTAAACAATAAAAAGAAAAAACAAAACAAAAAGATTTTGCTATGTGCGTGGCGGAAAGCAAACGCTAGTTTGCTTCCGTACTGTTCATAGCTCAAACGTTGTGTGCAACCTAAAAAACTAGAATTGACAGATAAAAATATTTTCGAAAAAGCAGTTAAAAAGTATGGGCAGACTTTCGAAACATATGGTTTTCCGATTTCAGAATTAAAAACTAGGTTTGAAGAAAGTACAAACCAAAAAAACTACGCAAACACAGCTGACCTTGTTTGGTCTCTATTCCAAGAATTGTTATTGAAAGCTGGACAACAGTCTAAAACTGAATATGAATTCTACGAAGGACAATGGAAAATTTATGCCGCAATGTTGGACTTCCGAAGGAAGACGGAAAAATCAAAAGCAAATGAAATTCTACAATTACATTTAAAGGCTTATGTCCAAATGTCCAGTGCACAGAGTACGTTAAATTTGAAGTGCGAAATAATTTCTGGTGCCTGTTGTGAATATTGCAACTCTCTTAATGGACAAAAATTTGAAATAAATGAAGTCCTTGATAAACAATTTTTGGGATCTGAAAATTGCACGAATGAAAGAGGTTGTAATTGCTGCTACTCTTTGATTCCCGAAAGAGATTCTAACGGAAAACTAATATTGAATTCAAAATAAAGGCTGCACACAACAAACCCTATAATTAATGCGGACTTATTTCTTATTGATAAGGTCTGTGTATATTTATAATGTCGCTAAATCTGTTGGATTTAGCTTTGGATAAACAATAAACAAATCAAAACCAAAAGCTTTAGCTTAGCGCATAGCTAGAAATCCGTCGGATTTCTTCGCCGCACTAATCATAGCCCAAGCGTTGTATGTCATTAGGAAAAACAAATTATGGGATTAGATTTAGCTTTATTAGCAGTACCAAAAGAAGCTGAAAATATTCTAAAAAAAGCTGAACGTAAAATAGATACGGAGTATTCCGATATAATTTTTCATCTTCCAAGAGCTTTTCAAGATGATTTTCAGGATTTTGGACATTCTGACTGGATTGAATTTAAAAATGACGCTCAAGATTTAGTGAAAAATTACCCTGAAGGAAATTTTGACTCTAAGTTCTATATTGATACAAATAGAACGTATGGAGTTCTTGATTATTTAATTGCTCAAAGAGAAAATGTAGGTATCAATGATTCGAATTCCTTTTTTTATGATGGAATTAAATTTGAAAATTGCAAATCTGGTCAAGGGTTTAGTTTAATATATTGGGATTTAAATGTTCTACAAAAGAAAAAGAAAATTTTAGATTCTTTATCATTTGAAAAACTTTATACATTCTATGATTTTAGAAAAATGATTGATGAAGGAGTCTATAAAATTGAACAAGTGAATGAAAATATTGAAGAATTACAAAATGTATTTATTGAAGTTAAAAAGTTTTTAAAATATGCAATTGAATTAAAAGGTTATGTGTTGGTATTGAAAAGTTAAAACGCCATACAACACTATATATAGCAAATTGGGCGATTATTGCTTAATCCAAAGGTTGTTGTCTATTTGCAAAGTCGCCAAATCTTTTGATTTGGTATTAAAAGTAAAAAGTTAAAACAAAATACAAAAGATTTGGCTTGTGGCTAATCCGAAAGTAATCGCTTATTTTCTGCCCAACTTGCCATATATTTAACGTTGTGCATAATGCGGAAATCGTGCTAAACATCAACATTTGAACTAAAAAAGCCAACGCGCAAACAGCACATTTATTTTTTTGCCAACGCGAAAAGCCAACGCTTAAAAAAACAAAAGAGCTGTTTCTTTGCCAACGCTAAATCCGTTCTTGACAATCGGAATAAAAAACTTTGCAACACCATTGCATTGAAATTTATTTATCTTTGTGCCAATGAAATTTATAACTATCATACTATCATTATTAATTCTTGGTTTGTCAATCAAACCTTGTTCTGACGGAAATAATGCCGAAGACCAGCATCAAGAAGAAATAACTGCTGAACATGATCATCAAAATGATAGTGATGATACTTGTCCAATAACTTGTATTTGTAATTGTTGCGGAATCGCAATTACATATGAACCAATTCAAACTTTTGAATTAGGTATTAATAGTCAAATCTCTACAGAAATATTATCTGTTTATCAATCAATCTACAGATTTAATTTTCATTCCAATATCTGGCAACCGCCACAATTGATTAGCTAAATTATCGACCAATTGTCAAAAAAATTTAGGTAATTAATTTTTACATCTTCAATGAATAAATACATATTGAGCGCAATGCTCACAATTATAACGTGCTTTTCTATAAAAGCGCAAACATCTGATATACAAATAAAGGTAACTTCAGAATCCGAAAACGAACCGTTATTTGGAGCAACAGTATATTTTGAGGAATTAGAAAAAGGAGCAGTAACCGATTTTGACGGAATTGCAACTTTCAACGAAATTCCGAATGGCGAACATATTATCATAGTTTCTTTTTTAGGCTTTGAAACTCTAAAAACAACTATTCAAATCCCAAGTAATTCAGACTTGATTTTCAAATTAAAAAGTGGAGGAAACGAATTGGACGAAGTTGTATTACAATCTTCAAGAAGTACAAGAACCGTAAAAAAAATTCCAACGAGAATTGAATTTATTGGAGTTGAGGAATTGGGAGAAAAAGCAATTATGAATCCAACCAATATTTCAATGGTGCTTCGTGAAAGCACAGGAATACAAATGCAACAAACATCTTTAAGTAGTGGAAGTACAAACATTAGAATTCAAGGTCTTGATGGTCGTTACACACAACTTTTGAGAGATGGATTTCCACTTTACGGAGGCTTTTCAAGTGGTTTGAGTATTTTACAAATTCCACCTTTAGATTTGCAACAATTTGAAATTATTAAAGGAAGTTCATCTACACTTTATGGTGGTGGAGCAATTGCAGGTTTAATAAATATGGTGTCAAAAACACCTGACGAAGAACCTGCTTTAGATATTATGCTTACACAAACACAAGCTTTAGGAAGTACTACAAATGTATTTTACAGCAAACGGAATGAAAAGTTTGGTATTTCGCTTTACGGTTCAGGTCATTATCAAAAAGCTTATGACCCAGAAGATGATGGTTTTAGTAATTTACCAAAAACTAAATCTATTTCATTTAATCCAAAATTCTTTTATTATCCTTCTGATAAAACTACGTTTTGGTTTGGTCTAAACGGAACTTATGACGATAGAATTGGTGGAGACATTACTAAAATAGAAAGTGGCGAAAATGGAATTCATCAATACACAGAGGAAAACATTTCAAAAAGATTGAGTAGTCAAGCAGTTTACAAAACTCAAATAGATTCTATTAGTTCTTTAAACATTAAAAATAGTTTATCCTTTTTCGATAGAAATTTAACGATTCCCGATTTCAATTTTGATGGTAAACAAACCAACACTTTTACGGAAATCACTTATCAAAGAGAAACATCAAGAGCAGATTGGATTTTTGGAGCAAATTTATATACTTCAAACTTTGACGAAAATGATAATGCAACTTTACAACGTGACCAAAAAGACATCACTTACGGAATGTTTGCTAACAATATTTATGACCTTTCCGAGAATTGGATTTTAGAAACTGGATTGCGAGCAGATTACAATACTGATTTTGGTTTTTTTCCACTTCCAAAAATTTCATTGCTTTATAAAAATGATAGCGGATTTTCAAGCAGAATTGGTGGTGGTTTAGGTTACAAAATTCCAGATATTTTTACAGAAGAGGCTGAATTTATAAACTTTGAAAATGTACTTGGCATTGATAAATCTTCATTAAAGGCAGAGCGTTCTTATGGTGTAAATCTTGATTTCAACTATCAAACACGTTTATTTGAAAATATTGGCTTTTCAATTAATCAACTTTTCTATGTCACAGCAATTAACAACGGATTGTTATTGAATAGTACAAATAATGGTTTGTTTGCATTTGAAAATGCAACTGATGAAATTTTAAGCAAAGGCGCAGAAACAAATATAAAGTTTACTTATAAAGATTTTAGATGGTTTTTAAATTATGCACTTATAGACACTAAATTGAACTATTTGGCAGGAAATCCACAAAAACCATTAACTGCAAAACATAACGCAGGAAGTGTTTTGATGTACGAATCTGATAAATGGAGAGTTGGTTACGAAACTTTTTATACAGGAAAGCAGTTTTTATCAAATGGAACAGAAACAACAGATTTTATAACAATGGGATTATTGTTAATGCGAAACTTTAAATTTGGTAGTGCTTTTGTGAATTTTGAAAATTTTACAGACAGACGACAAAGCAGATTTTCGCCATTAGTTCTGCCACCACACGAAAATCCAGAATTTCCAGAAATTTACGCACCAACAGACGGATTTATTTTTAGTGTAGGAATTATTATTAAACCAT
Coding sequences within:
- a CDS encoding DUF1877 family protein; amino-acid sequence: MGLDLALLAVPKEAENILKKAERKIDTEYSDIIFHLPRAFQDDFQDFGHSDWIEFKNDAQDLVKNYPEGNFDSKFYIDTNRTYGVLDYLIAQRENVGINDSNSFFYDGIKFENCKSGQGFSLIYWDLNVLQKKKKILDSLSFEKLYTFYDFRKMIDEGVYKIEQVNENIEELQNVFIEVKKFLKYAIELKGYVLVLKS
- a CDS encoding DUF6660 family protein translates to MKFITIILSLLILGLSIKPCSDGNNAEDQHQEEITAEHDHQNDSDDTCPITCICNCCGIAITYEPIQTFELGINSQISTEILSVYQSIYRFNFHSNIWQPPQLIS
- a CDS encoding TonB-dependent receptor, whose protein sequence is MLTIITCFSIKAQTSDIQIKVTSESENEPLFGATVYFEELEKGAVTDFDGIATFNEIPNGEHIIIVSFLGFETLKTTIQIPSNSDLIFKLKSGGNELDEVVLQSSRSTRTVKKIPTRIEFIGVEELGEKAIMNPTNISMVLRESTGIQMQQTSLSSGSTNIRIQGLDGRYTQLLRDGFPLYGGFSSGLSILQIPPLDLQQFEIIKGSSSTLYGGGAIAGLINMVSKTPDEEPALDIMLTQTQALGSTTNVFYSKRNEKFGISLYGSGHYQKAYDPEDDGFSNLPKTKSISFNPKFFYYPSDKTTFWFGLNGTYDDRIGGDITKIESGENGIHQYTEENISKRLSSQAVYKTQIDSISSLNIKNSLSFFDRNLTIPDFNFDGKQTNTFTEITYQRETSRADWIFGANLYTSNFDENDNATLQRDQKDITYGMFANNIYDLSENWILETGLRADYNTDFGFFPLPKISLLYKNDSGFSSRIGGGLGYKIPDIFTEEAEFINFENVLGIDKSSLKAERSYGVNLDFNYQTRLFENIGFSINQLFYVTAINNGLLLNSTNNGLFAFENATDEILSKGAETNIKFTYKDFRWFLNYALIDTKLNYLAGNPQKPLTAKHNAGSVLMYESDKWRVGYETFYTGKQFLSNGTETTDFITMGLLLMRNFKFGSAFVNFENFTDRRQSRFSPLVLPPHENPEFPEIYAPTDGFIFSVGIIIKPFGNEDHD